In Pelosinus sp. UFO1, one genomic interval encodes:
- a CDS encoding carbohydrate ABC transporter permease, translated as MQLQRKDKALKKQAKGRQSSYQESTFDFEKWLPYLFISPALVFIAGFLFYPLGNVFYYSLQNYNANTPFYNGFAGLDNFIRILTQDPQFYASLWISGKWVGSQVSLQVIFGMSIALILNQKFKFRTFFRAAAFTPWAISGVLTSVMWSLMYNEHMGVINDLFLKLGVIDYKEAWIADLDTVFPAVVVAELWRGIPFFAITLLSALQSIPDELYEAAKVDGAGRIKTFIHITLPQLKNTLVLTTLLRCVWEYNNVDLIFNLTGGGPAHHTTTLSMYVAELAIRENNFGYGSAITVISFSILLIFVVTYLKISRMERGAEV; from the coding sequence ATGCAATTACAACGAAAAGATAAAGCACTAAAAAAACAGGCAAAAGGGCGGCAATCTTCTTATCAAGAGAGTACGTTTGATTTCGAGAAGTGGCTTCCCTATCTTTTTATCTCGCCTGCGCTTGTATTTATCGCAGGATTCTTATTTTATCCTCTAGGGAATGTATTTTACTACAGTCTGCAGAACTATAATGCAAATACGCCTTTCTATAATGGTTTTGCAGGCTTAGATAATTTTATACGCATATTAACCCAAGATCCTCAGTTTTACGCTAGTTTGTGGATTTCGGGTAAATGGGTAGGGTCACAAGTTTCACTTCAAGTAATATTTGGAATGAGTATTGCCCTAATTTTAAATCAAAAGTTTAAATTCCGTACCTTCTTTAGAGCTGCTGCCTTTACACCATGGGCTATTTCAGGTGTACTGACTTCCGTTATGTGGTCCTTAATGTATAATGAGCACATGGGCGTTATTAATGATTTATTCTTGAAATTAGGTGTCATTGACTATAAGGAGGCATGGATAGCAGATCTTGATACCGTCTTTCCAGCAGTTGTGGTTGCAGAGCTTTGGCGTGGAATTCCGTTTTTTGCCATTACTTTACTATCTGCTTTGCAAAGTATTCCTGATGAGCTTTATGAGGCAGCAAAAGTTGACGGGGCGGGTCGCATAAAAACTTTTATCCACATTACCTTACCCCAACTGAAGAATACTCTTGTTTTGACAACACTATTACGTTGTGTTTGGGAGTATAATAACGTTGATTTAATTTTCAACTTGACAGGCGGTGGACCGGCTCATCACACCACTACTCTGAGTATGTATGTTGCTGAACTAGCGATTCGTGAAAATAATTTTGGTTATGGCTCAGCGATAACAGTGATAAGCTTTAGCATTTTGCTTATATTTGTTGTTACATATCTGAAAATCAGTCGCATGGAAAGAGGTGCTGAGGTATGA
- a CDS encoding carbohydrate ABC transporter permease, whose protein sequence is MIKTPKVERFFSLYFPLLVTMTFIMFPFYWTVNTALKNEGDIVKTPLEYIPSQITFDNFINAWNNIGFAIYFKNSLFLAGCTVVSVVFFATLVGYALSRYRFKGKKAFLLLLLCTQFVPGAMLIIPLFIIFKNLGLISNPLSLIIAYTTFQIPFNSILMNGFISNVPVQLEEAAMVDGCSRLQAIRHVIFPLLLPGIVATGVFTFIYAWNEFLFAFMLTNKAANFTLSVGLSYMMGEFNINYGALAAGSVIALVPAIIMFAYAQRYLVNGMGGAVKG, encoded by the coding sequence ATGATAAAGACTCCAAAAGTGGAACGATTTTTTTCGTTATATTTTCCATTGCTAGTAACTATGACATTTATCATGTTCCCCTTTTACTGGACAGTAAATACAGCCCTCAAGAATGAGGGGGATATTGTCAAGACACCGTTAGAATATATTCCAAGTCAAATTACCTTCGATAATTTTATAAATGCCTGGAATAATATTGGATTTGCAATCTATTTTAAAAATAGTTTATTTCTAGCTGGATGTACTGTTGTATCTGTTGTTTTTTTTGCTACTCTAGTAGGATATGCCTTAAGTCGCTACCGTTTTAAAGGGAAAAAAGCATTTTTATTGTTGTTGTTGTGTACTCAGTTTGTACCTGGGGCAATGCTAATTATTCCTCTTTTTATCATCTTTAAAAACTTAGGGCTTATTAGCAATCCGCTTTCACTTATTATTGCCTATACAACCTTCCAAATACCTTTTAATTCGATTCTTATGAACGGGTTTATCTCTAATGTACCAGTACAACTTGAAGAAGCGGCAATGGTTGATGGATGCAGTCGTTTACAAGCCATACGCCATGTGATTTTTCCCTTATTGTTACCTGGAATTGTTGCTACGGGCGTGTTCACTTTTATCTATGCTTGGAATGAATTTTTATTTGCCTTTATGCTTACGAATAAGGCAGCAAACTTCACACTTTCGGTTGGTTTAAGTTACATGATGGGTGAATTTAACATTAATTATGGTGCCCTTGCAGCAGGTAGTGTAATTGCGTTAGTCCCTGCAATTATCATGTTTGCCTATGCGCAGCGATATCTAGTCAATGGCATGGGAGGTGCTGTTAAGGGATAG
- a CDS encoding extracellular solute-binding protein: protein MFTKGTKALLSACVLSSLVLLSGCGQKDVATQPKTGEKVNIVFWDENAGPDRTPYYEVLIKKFEAQNPNIHVEYVGLPKKSAKQKIDTAIAANDLPDVSGIQTSWIADFTARKVLLDLDPMFDKWSEKEKISPSIIQSNRDMVLDKKLYQIPNTMNMEILWYRPDWFKEAGVKVPENWDEFFDTVEKMTDKEKNRYGFTIRGGDGAAIQLPRMMFAYSGYTDFFDANGKCRINDPKHVEFVKKYLALYKTFTPKSDVTNGYKEMVAAFDTGAVAMVQHNIGSYSEHKKSMKPEQYAPLTLPKTADGKVIQEGGNTIGYGIYNTSKHPEEAWKFVSFLCSQESQSYWNQSIGQIPTHLDSLKEPWAKELPHMQLAFKVLSDPNLRFYQPPMYLPEYRSILDQTGDPGIQAVMTGKKTVEEFLNEWAATFEKSKQKYDAYIAGKK, encoded by the coding sequence ATGTTCACAAAAGGTACTAAGGCTCTATTGTCTGCCTGTGTCTTGAGTTCGCTTGTACTCTTGTCTGGGTGCGGACAAAAAGATGTTGCCACCCAGCCCAAAACGGGGGAAAAGGTCAATATTGTATTTTGGGACGAAAATGCAGGTCCTGATCGTACTCCATACTATGAAGTATTGATTAAAAAATTTGAAGCCCAGAACCCCAACATTCACGTTGAGTATGTTGGCCTTCCTAAGAAATCAGCAAAACAAAAAATTGATACTGCCATTGCAGCCAATGACCTTCCTGATGTATCGGGTATTCAAACAAGCTGGATAGCAGATTTTACCGCGCGAAAAGTATTATTGGATCTAGATCCAATGTTTGATAAATGGAGTGAGAAGGAAAAAATCTCTCCGTCGATCATACAATCCAACCGTGATATGGTATTGGATAAAAAACTATACCAAATTCCAAATACGATGAATATGGAAATTCTATGGTATAGACCTGATTGGTTTAAAGAAGCAGGGGTAAAGGTTCCTGAAAATTGGGATGAGTTTTTTGATACTGTTGAAAAAATGACAGATAAAGAAAAAAATCGTTATGGATTTACCATCCGCGGTGGTGATGGTGCAGCAATACAATTACCAAGAATGATGTTTGCTTATTCCGGTTATACTGATTTTTTTGACGCAAATGGTAAGTGCCGGATTAATGATCCTAAACATGTTGAATTTGTTAAAAAGTATTTAGCCCTTTATAAAACCTTTACACCGAAGAGTGATGTAACGAATGGTTATAAAGAAATGGTTGCTGCTTTTGATACGGGTGCTGTTGCTATGGTACAGCATAATATTGGTTCCTACTCAGAACATAAAAAGTCTATGAAACCAGAACAATATGCTCCGTTAACCTTGCCTAAGACAGCAGATGGTAAGGTAATACAAGAAGGTGGAAATACAATTGGGTATGGTATTTATAACACTTCCAAACACCCAGAAGAAGCGTGGAAGTTTGTAAGTTTCTTATGTTCGCAAGAAAGTCAAAGTTATTGGAATCAAAGTATTGGTCAAATTCCTACACACTTAGATTCACTAAAAGAGCCATGGGCGAAAGAATTGCCTCATATGCAACTTGCATTCAAGGTGCTCTCCGATCCTAACCTTAGATTCTATCAGCCTCCTATGTATTTGCCTGAATATCGTTCCATTCTGGATCAAACAGGTGACCCAGGTATTCAAGCTGTAATGACTGGTAAGAAAACAGTAGAAGAGTTTCTCAATGAGTGGGCTGCCACTTTTGAAAAGTCAAAACAAAAATATGATGCGTACATAGCAGGCAAAAAGTAA
- a CDS encoding ABC transporter ATP-binding protein: protein MAGVKLQNIYKRYGDTTVVHDVNLEIKDKEFVVLVGPSGCGKSTTLRMIAGLEEISDGDMYIGDKRLNNIPPKDRDIAMVFQNYALYPHMDVYENMAFGLKMRKFAKTEIDKRVQEAASILDLEPLLKRKPKDLSGGQRQRVALGRAIVREPQVFLMDEPLSNLDAKLRVQMRTEISKLQKRLQTTTVYVTHDQTEAMTMGDRLVVMKDGVIQQIATPDEIYNAPTNMFVAGFIGSPAMNFIDGVLCGQGNDVMFTACNVAWKLTEDQAKKISSLGYLEKEVIVGIRPEDIRKDTSSIEPDTRNIYKTCIEVQENTGAEVYLHCTGFADKMLTLRSDCSMKMKCGETVTLSIDMAKAHIFDKSTEQNIMLCK from the coding sequence ATGGCGGGTGTGAAGTTACAGAATATATATAAAAGATATGGTGATACAACAGTCGTTCATGATGTGAATTTGGAAATCAAAGATAAAGAATTTGTCGTCTTAGTTGGACCTTCTGGATGCGGAAAATCAACAACTTTACGTATGATTGCTGGTTTAGAAGAAATTTCTGATGGAGATATGTACATCGGAGATAAAAGGCTGAATAATATACCGCCTAAAGATCGTGATATTGCAATGGTTTTTCAAAACTATGCACTATATCCTCATATGGATGTATATGAAAATATGGCATTTGGGTTGAAGATGCGTAAGTTTGCCAAAACTGAAATTGATAAACGGGTACAGGAGGCCGCAAGTATTTTAGATTTAGAGCCTTTGTTAAAACGCAAGCCAAAGGATTTATCGGGTGGCCAGCGTCAGCGTGTAGCGTTAGGTAGGGCGATCGTCCGTGAGCCACAGGTTTTTCTAATGGATGAGCCACTATCCAACCTTGATGCTAAACTTCGTGTGCAAATGCGCACGGAAATCAGTAAGTTACAGAAGAGATTGCAAACTACTACTGTTTATGTAACCCATGACCAAACAGAAGCTATGACAATGGGAGATCGTCTGGTAGTTATGAAAGACGGAGTGATTCAACAAATAGCGACACCTGATGAGATATACAATGCTCCTACTAATATGTTTGTAGCCGGATTTATTGGTTCCCCTGCAATGAACTTCATTGATGGAGTTTTATGCGGGCAGGGAAATGACGTAATGTTTACGGCTTGTAATGTTGCATGGAAACTTACTGAAGATCAGGCAAAAAAAATAAGCAGCTTAGGTTATCTTGAAAAAGAAGTGATAGTAGGCATACGCCCTGAAGATATTCGTAAGGATACTTCTTCTATTGAGCCAGATACAAGAAATATATATAAGACTTGTATTGAAGTTCAGGAAAATACCGGGGCAGAAGTATATTTGCATTGCACAGGTTTTGCTGATAAAATGCTCACTTTACGGAGTGATTGTAGTATGAAGATGAAATGTGGAGAAACAGTTACTTTAAGTATAGATATGGCGAAGGCGCATATTTTCGATAAGAGTACTGAGCAAAATATTATGCTGTGTAAATAA
- a CDS encoding lactate utilization protein, with translation MDKMKKWKNLCKAKDIVEVLNKKHFKASYVETLEEARDKLLEMIEEGASVAIGGSTTLSEMGLVDILRNGKYKFFDRYQDLPFDPDIVEIHRKSLTADFLVTGTNAITKNGELVNTDCTGNRVAPMIFGPKNVIIVTGVNKIVGSLEDAFKRIREIAPMNAKRIKHETPCVETGTCVDCDCKKRICNFTTIIHNGIKFEGRIKIIIIADEIGY, from the coding sequence ATGGATAAAATGAAAAAATGGAAGAATCTTTGTAAAGCAAAGGATATTGTAGAAGTATTAAATAAAAAACATTTTAAGGCTTCCTATGTGGAAACTTTAGAAGAAGCCAGGGATAAACTCCTTGAAATGATAGAAGAAGGAGCCAGTGTTGCCATTGGCGGATCGACAACCTTAAGTGAAATGGGATTGGTTGATATTTTAAGAAACGGCAAGTATAAGTTTTTTGATAGGTATCAAGATCTCCCTTTTGATCCGGATATAGTAGAGATACACAGAAAATCTCTTACTGCAGATTTTTTGGTGACAGGTACTAATGCTATTACTAAAAATGGAGAGTTAGTGAATACAGATTGTACTGGAAACCGGGTTGCACCAATGATTTTTGGCCCTAAGAATGTCATTATCGTAACAGGGGTTAATAAAATTGTAGGTAGCTTAGAGGATGCTTTTAAGCGAATAAGAGAAATTGCACCGATGAATGCTAAAAGAATAAAACATGAAACACCCTGTGTAGAAACTGGAACCTGTGTAGACTGTGATTGCAAAAAAAGAATCTGCAATTTTACTACGATTATTCACAATGGCATCAAGTTTGAAGGCAGAATCAAAATCATAATTATAGCCGATGAAATTGGATACTAG
- a CDS encoding glycoside hydrolase family 105 protein, which translates to MKNYAQWMADSIIARKTNLTDHWGYEYGLTLDGFIKVWQQTGDKKYFDFIVTTMDHFIQEDGSINGYRLDEYNIDHLNNGKILITLYKETGNEKYKKALQLIRKQIDTHPRTKEDVFWHKNIYPHQIWLDGLYMGATFYAVYIKEFGNIAEFDDVATQFIISEKNLKDEKTGLLYHAWDEAKEQPWADKKTGLSPHFWVRAMGWYVMALVDTLEVFPEENKNREKLVTIFNDCMQALLKVQDKASHVWYQVLDAGDRKGNYLESSGSSMIVYALLKGVRKGYLPASLQETAKQAYQGLVDEFILETKEGLINLNKVCYVAGLGGKDKRDGTFTYYISEPIISNEPKGLGPFILASAEKKSF; encoded by the coding sequence ATGAAAAATTATGCACAATGGATGGCAGACTCTATCATAGCAAGGAAAACAAATTTAACAGATCACTGGGGATATGAATATGGCTTAACTTTAGATGGTTTTATAAAAGTGTGGCAACAAACGGGGGACAAGAAATATTTTGATTTTATTGTAACGACAATGGATCATTTTATACAAGAAGATGGCTCAATAAATGGGTATCGCTTAGACGAGTATAATATTGATCATTTAAATAACGGAAAAATATTAATAACCTTATATAAGGAAACTGGAAATGAAAAATATAAAAAAGCATTACAGCTCATCAGAAAACAAATCGATACTCATCCGCGTACCAAGGAAGACGTTTTTTGGCATAAAAATATCTACCCTCATCAAATTTGGTTAGATGGATTGTATATGGGAGCAACATTCTATGCTGTGTATATAAAAGAGTTTGGAAATATAGCAGAATTTGATGATGTGGCTACCCAGTTTATAATATCTGAGAAAAATTTGAAGGACGAAAAAACAGGTCTTTTATACCACGCTTGGGACGAGGCAAAAGAACAGCCTTGGGCAGATAAAAAAACAGGATTATCACCACATTTTTGGGTAAGAGCAATGGGCTGGTATGTGATGGCATTAGTTGATACATTAGAAGTTTTCCCAGAAGAAAATAAAAATCGGGAAAAACTAGTGACTATATTTAACGATTGTATGCAAGCCTTACTGAAGGTACAAGACAAAGCTAGTCATGTGTGGTATCAAGTTTTGGATGCGGGAGATCGAAAAGGTAACTATTTAGAATCATCAGGATCATCTATGATCGTATATGCTTTACTAAAAGGCGTAAGAAAAGGATATCTGCCAGCAAGCTTACAAGAAACTGCAAAACAAGCCTATCAAGGATTAGTTGACGAATTTATCCTAGAAACAAAAGAAGGATTAATCAATTTAAATAAGGTTTGTTATGTGGCAGGACTAGGGGGAAAAGACAAAAGAGATGGTACCTTTACTTATTATATAAGTGAACCAATCATCAGCAATGAGCCAAAAGGTTTAGGTCCGTTTATATTAGCTTCTGCCGAAAAAAAATCATTTTAA
- a CDS encoding MFS transporter, which translates to MARKVTLKNILGYASVNFLGGGAQLLISLWLMYFYTTMCNLSAVQAGLIFTVARLLDAVGNPIMGFITDNFRNTRLGRKFGRRRFFILMGVPTVAIVYPLLWITGQSFTYYLIMNLLYEAIFTMVIVPCSTLPAEMTQDAGDKAKLTGAKQFTGTIANFIASFIPGQFFLMYGKNSPEAFWITGLVYGLLTAFTLLLVWAFTFERDPKEVEYNSNIGSIWSILPQICSDVASSMRIKTFRLHCVLMGVGGIFKNLTTGVFTYFVIFVLMLDTVATAKITSVMAFVAPVVLMFYIGTCYKYGGPVTYKISTIFVFASLFGYYALTTGISTGLVMMVTIFAIINTIGRTGIDYVPVFQLAFMADIDEAVTGQRREGLFSGVNSLLSKVATAVEAALLGFVLQAYGFKAGVTVQPESAILGITVLTIGAPFILLGITWIASTRLKLNKERHKILVDEVHRLRAGGSMKDATIEAKTAFKELTGWEYKECWGNNNVVRTKIHNTSQVVGKLG; encoded by the coding sequence ATGGCTAGAAAAGTAACGCTAAAGAATATTTTGGGCTATGCTTCTGTAAACTTTTTAGGAGGTGGAGCTCAGTTACTAATATCCTTGTGGCTCATGTATTTTTATACTACGATGTGTAATTTGAGTGCGGTACAAGCTGGTCTTATTTTTACTGTGGCAAGGTTATTAGATGCTGTTGGTAATCCCATCATGGGCTTTATAACTGATAACTTTCGCAATACAAGACTGGGGAGAAAGTTTGGTCGAAGAAGATTTTTTATTCTCATGGGCGTACCTACCGTAGCGATTGTATACCCTTTATTATGGATTACAGGCCAATCCTTCACTTATTATCTTATTATGAATTTACTATATGAAGCAATATTCACCATGGTTATTGTTCCCTGTTCCACTTTGCCTGCAGAGATGACGCAGGATGCTGGTGATAAAGCTAAGCTAACGGGAGCAAAACAATTTACTGGTACAATCGCCAATTTTATTGCATCCTTTATACCTGGCCAATTTTTTCTAATGTATGGAAAGAATTCTCCAGAAGCCTTTTGGATAACTGGTCTTGTTTATGGACTCTTGACAGCCTTTACATTACTATTAGTGTGGGCCTTTACCTTTGAACGTGATCCTAAAGAAGTAGAATATAATAGTAATATCGGCAGTATTTGGTCAATTTTACCTCAGATTTGTTCAGATGTAGCATCAAGTATGAGGATTAAAACCTTTAGACTACATTGTGTATTGATGGGGGTAGGCGGTATATTCAAAAATCTAACTACTGGCGTGTTTACCTATTTTGTTATATTTGTTTTAATGTTAGACACGGTTGCCACTGCGAAGATAACAAGTGTTATGGCTTTTGTTGCCCCGGTAGTGTTAATGTTCTATATCGGGACCTGTTATAAGTATGGCGGACCTGTCACTTACAAAATATCTACTATATTTGTTTTTGCGTCATTATTTGGATATTATGCATTGACTACAGGGATTTCTACAGGATTGGTAATGATGGTAACTATTTTTGCAATAATCAATACCATAGGGAGAACCGGTATTGATTATGTACCTGTATTTCAGTTAGCATTTATGGCTGATATAGATGAAGCCGTAACAGGGCAAAGAAGAGAAGGACTTTTTTCTGGAGTTAATTCCCTACTCTCGAAAGTAGCAACTGCAGTAGAAGCAGCACTCCTTGGCTTTGTGTTACAGGCGTATGGCTTTAAAGCAGGCGTTACTGTGCAACCAGAGAGTGCAATACTTGGAATCACTGTTTTAACCATAGGTGCTCCATTTATACTACTGGGAATAACATGGATTGCTTCTACTAGACTGAAGTTAAATAAAGAAAGACATAAAATTTTGGTGGATGAAGTTCATCGGTTAAGAGCCGGCGGTTCTATGAAGGACGCTACAATAGAAGCAAAAACTGCTTTCAAAGAATTAACCGGGTGGGAATATAAAGAATGTTGGGGAAACAATAATGTAGTACGTACAAAAATACATAATACTAGTCAAGTGGTGGGAAAATTAGGCTAA
- a CDS encoding alpha/beta hydrolase, translated as MKKNRTSDFFTIVSVFVFSICILIQAVIPSFAASSPATNEEIFLWPGVAPGSEGLNLSEIVKDESEDPKIQSRGITKIVKPSITVFMPEQKNGIAALVVPGGGYTQNVFDKEGTDIAKWLNNIGITAFVLKSRLPGEGHADAKHVPLQDSQRALRIIRSNAAQWGLNTQKVGVVGLSSGGHLASMLGTNYDKKVYVPVDPVDEESARPDFMVLAYPPVSTNARIPQNGPEKTPLSPIAKQELYDEYPTDLQITKDTPKTFIVTADDDPKVPSENAVRFYMGLKKVGIPAELHIFMNGGHGFAIRNAKGAVAAWPELCREWMIEIGLFK; from the coding sequence ATGAAAAAGAATAGAACTTCTGATTTTTTTACAATAGTAAGTGTTTTTGTTTTTTCCATCTGTATATTGATTCAGGCCGTTATCCCATCGTTTGCTGCAAGCTCACCAGCAACTAATGAAGAGATTTTTCTATGGCCTGGCGTAGCTCCTGGTTCAGAAGGATTAAATCTTTCTGAAATTGTGAAAGATGAAAGCGAAGATCCAAAGATACAAAGTCGTGGTATTACAAAAATAGTGAAACCATCTATTACTGTATTTATGCCTGAGCAAAAGAATGGTATTGCTGCATTAGTTGTTCCAGGTGGCGGTTACACTCAAAATGTTTTTGACAAAGAAGGGACTGATATTGCCAAGTGGCTTAATAATATAGGGATTACTGCTTTTGTTTTGAAATCACGTCTACCTGGAGAAGGACATGCTGATGCAAAGCATGTTCCATTACAAGATAGCCAAAGGGCACTCAGGATCATTCGCAGTAATGCTGCTCAGTGGGGGCTGAATACACAGAAGGTTGGAGTTGTAGGTTTGTCTTCAGGAGGACATCTCGCTTCTATGCTTGGTACTAACTATGATAAAAAAGTATATGTTCCTGTTGACCCTGTCGACGAGGAAAGTGCTAGACCAGATTTTATGGTGCTTGCTTATCCTCCCGTTTCTACCAATGCACGAATTCCACAAAATGGACCGGAAAAAACTCCATTAAGTCCAATAGCCAAGCAGGAGCTATATGACGAATATCCAACAGATTTGCAAATAACCAAAGATACACCAAAAACTTTTATTGTTACAGCTGATGATGATCCTAAAGTACCTAGTGAAAATGCAGTCCGCTTTTACATGGGGCTTAAGAAAGTTGGAATCCCAGCAGAACTTCATATTTTTATGAATGGTGGTCATGGCTTTGCTATTCGCAATGCCAAAGGTGCAGTAGCAGCATGGCCGGAACTTTGCCGGGAATGGATGATTGAAATAGGTTTGTTTAAATGA
- a CDS encoding aldehyde dehydrogenase family protein: MKEYGLFINGKWIVTEEKIGVMNKATGSNNAFISVAGEKEVKEAVDAAETAFKTVKMEPYQRYEILMKVSQILMDNQRKMAEFLSEEVGKPIKEAMAEVARAKQTLILSAEEAKRMTGEMVPLEGAPGCGNRLAFTMRMPVGIVCAITPFNFPLNLACHKIGPALAAGNSVVYKPATVTPLSAVFLCEIFAEAGLPGGYLNLLTGSGSKLGKFLTEEQRIGFYSFTGSPVVGKHLLENAGFRRVALELGSNSANIVHHDADSKVTAELCVKHAFANAGQVCISCQRVYVHRTIYNEFCSQAVAYTQNFVMGDPLDPKTDIGPMISEAEAARAEEWVKEAVAQGAKILAGGKRRGAWFDPTILTDVHHDMKIVSMEAFAPVFSIIPYDTIEEAIALVNDSIYGLQAGVFTNSLEIARLCAMKIETGGVIINDGATFRTDNMPYGGIKESGIGKEGPQYAVKEMTEEKLIVFKF, translated from the coding sequence GTGAAAGAATATGGTTTATTTATTAATGGAAAGTGGATTGTAACGGAAGAAAAAATTGGTGTAATGAATAAGGCAACAGGCAGTAATAATGCCTTTATTTCTGTAGCGGGCGAAAAAGAGGTAAAAGAGGCGGTAGATGCTGCCGAAACTGCATTTAAAACAGTAAAAATGGAGCCTTACCAACGTTACGAAATATTGATGAAGGTCAGTCAAATACTGATGGATAATCAAAGGAAAATGGCAGAGTTCCTGTCTGAAGAGGTAGGAAAGCCTATAAAGGAAGCAATGGCTGAAGTAGCAAGGGCAAAGCAGACACTAATTCTTTCTGCTGAAGAAGCAAAGCGGATGACTGGCGAAATGGTTCCTCTTGAGGGAGCACCAGGTTGTGGCAACCGTTTGGCTTTTACCATGCGGATGCCTGTGGGGATTGTTTGCGCCATTACTCCATTTAATTTTCCTCTTAACTTAGCATGTCATAAAATTGGTCCTGCTCTTGCTGCGGGAAATTCTGTCGTGTACAAGCCAGCGACCGTTACTCCCCTATCCGCAGTATTTCTATGTGAGATTTTTGCAGAAGCAGGATTGCCTGGAGGTTACCTAAATTTACTGACAGGATCAGGTTCTAAATTGGGGAAATTTTTGACAGAAGAGCAACGGATTGGATTTTACAGTTTTACAGGCAGTCCAGTTGTTGGTAAACACTTACTGGAAAATGCAGGGTTTCGCCGGGTGGCTCTTGAATTAGGATCAAACTCGGCAAATATTGTACATCATGATGCAGATAGTAAGGTGACGGCAGAATTGTGCGTCAAGCATGCTTTTGCGAATGCTGGCCAGGTTTGCATATCTTGCCAGAGGGTGTATGTACACCGTACTATTTACAATGAATTTTGTAGCCAAGCAGTGGCCTATACACAAAACTTCGTAATGGGTGATCCTCTTGATCCTAAAACTGACATTGGACCCATGATTAGTGAGGCAGAAGCTGCAAGAGCAGAAGAGTGGGTAAAAGAAGCTGTTGCCCAAGGGGCCAAAATCTTGGCAGGTGGTAAACGGCGTGGAGCTTGGTTTGATCCCACAATTCTCACAGATGTACATCATGATATGAAAATCGTATCGATGGAAGCCTTTGCTCCTGTTTTTTCTATAATACCTTATGATACGATTGAGGAAGCCATTGCCTTGGTCAATGATTCGATTTATGGGCTGCAAGCCGGTGTGTTTACTAATTCTTTAGAGATTGCTAGGTTATGTGCCATGAAAATTGAAACTGGCGGCGTAATTATCAATGATGGTGCAACCTTCAGAACAGATAACATGCCTTATGGCGGTATTAAGGAAAGTGGCATTGGCAAAGAGGGTCCACAGTATGCTGTTAAAGAGATGACAGAAGAAAAATTGATCGTATTTAAATTTTAG